Genomic window (Microbacterium oxydans):
CGGCTGATCGGGGCGATCAACGCCCTGCCTTCTGCTCCCGCTCGATGATGCCGGCGGCGAACGCGCCGAGATCGACCGGGTGCCCGAGGATGCGCTCCGCCGCCCGGTGCCCGGAGTAGAACGCGGCACCGACCGTCGCCGGCTCGTCGCCCCAGGTGGCCTCGCCCGCGAAGTGCAGCACGTCGTCCACGGGACCGGCCAGCGCGTCGTGATCGTGGTGGGTCGAGCCCAGCGCCAGGTGCGAGTACGAACCGTTCGAGAACGGGTCGAGGCCCCAGCGCGTGATCCAGTGCGCCCGCGGCTCGCCGACCGCGTCGCCGTAGAGCGCCCGCAGTGCCCGGACGACGTCGGCGACGACCTCTTCGTCGGAGAGCTCCTGCATGCGGCGCCCGAAGGGGCCGGCGGCGAACGTCAGCAGCGTGGGCAGCCCGCTGACCGCGGAGACGTCGTACCAGGAATGCCAGTGCTCGCCGGCCTCGCCGAGTGCGCGCAGCACATAGCTCTCCTCGTTCCAGAAACGCTCCGGGAACTGCAGGAAGACCTTGTTGAAGACACCCATGCCGAGCCGCGCGATGGGCCCGGCGACGGCGTCCGGCAGGGGCGGTTCGAAGGCGATCGTCCCCGCCTTCAGGACGCCGAGCGGCACCGTCACGATGACACTATCGGCGGTGAACTCCTCGGCCTCGGTGTGGACCACCACACCCTGCGTCGAGCGGGTCACCCGGGTCGCCGTCGTGTCGAGGCGGATGTCGAGGTCAGCGCCGATCCGCCTCGGCAGCTCGTCGTACCCCCGCGGGAAGATCACCTCGTCGCCCTCGATCGCGTCCTCGTCGAGGCCGTGCGCGTCGAGGTCGCCGATCCAGGCGCCGCACTGCTCCTCGACGCGGTGGCGGAAGAACTCGCGGATGTCGTCGATGCGCTCGGGGGAGAGGCCGGAACGGTCCAGCGCGCGCTCGGTCACATCGAGATAGGTGTCGCCGGCGGAGGAGGCGGAGATCTCCTCGACGAGTAGGCGATCGGCGGCGTCGACGTCGGCGATCCACTGCGCGGTGGCATCGGCATCCATCGCACGTCCTTCGCCGTCGAAGTTCTCGATCGGCCGCCCGCCGACCTGGAAGCTGCCGACCGTGTACTCGATGGTGGGGACGTGCAGCGCCTGGGCGAGATCCCAGAGCGGCGAGCCGTCGATGCCGTGGATCCACGAGGCGCCGAGATCGACGGGGAATCCGGCGCTCCGGTCGGTGTTCATCCGTCCTCCGACGCGGTCGCGCGCCTCGAGGACGAGGACGCGCTGACCGGCGTCCGTCAGCATCCGAGCGCTGGTGACGCCGGACATGCCCGCGCCGATCACGATCGTGTCGAATGTGCTCACGTGCTCCTCCTCGAGCGGCTCCCCGTCCCGGACGGCGGTGCCGTCGTGGCAGGGGCCGGTGCGCACAGGGTATCGTGGTACGGATGTCGCGCGTGCGAACAGGCGCGACGAGAGCTGAATAGAGAGGCCGTCATGGACATCGAACTGAGTCTTCTGCGAGGGATCGAGAAGGAGAAGGCGATCCCCTTCGACGAACTCGTCGCGATCATCGAGCAGGCGATCCTGACCGCGTACTCCAAGCACGTCTCCGAAGATGGTGCGACGCCCGAGGGCGTCCGCGTGCACCTGGACCGCAAGACCGGGCATGTCGCGATCCTGCAGGTCGTCCGCGACGAGGAAGACGCCATCATCGGCGAGGAGGATGCGACCCCCGACGACTTCGGACGGATCGCGGCCTTCGCCGCCAAGCAGGTCATCAGCCAGCGTCTGCGGGACATCGCGGATGACGTGGTGCTCGGAGACTTCAAGGACAAAGAGGGCGACATCGTCGCCGGTGTGATCCAGCAGGGTCCCAACCCGCGCATGATCCACGTCGACCTCGGTGCCGTCGAGGCGATCCTCCCGCCCGAGGAGCAGGTGCCCGGCGAGGAGTACACGCACGGCTCGCGCCTGCGCGTCTATGTCACGAGCGTTGCCAAGGGGCTCAAGGGCCCGCAGATCACGGTCTCCCGCACGCACCCCGGACTCGTCCGCAAGCTGTTCGCGCTCGAGGTTCCGGAGATCGCCGCCGGTCTGGTCGAGATCGTCGCGCTGGCTCGCGAGGCGGGGCACCGCACCAAGATCGCCGTACGCGCGAACGACCCCTCGATCAACGCGAAGGGCGCCTGCATCGGCGAGCTCGGACGACGTGTCCGCGCCGTCACCGAGGAGCTGGCGGGTGAGAAGATCGACATCGTCGACTACGACGCCGACCTTCCGACGTTCGTCGCCCACGCGCTTTCGCCGGCGAAGGTCACGAGCTCGTTCGTGCTCGACGCCGGCACCAAGGCCGTCCGCGCCCTGGTGCCCGACTACCAGCTGTCGCTCGCGATCGGCAAGGAGGGTCAGAACGCCCGTCTGGCCGCCAAGCTGACCGGTGCGAAGATCGACATCCAGCCGGACAGCGTCCTCGACTGACCGGCTCCGGCCTTCCGACGCGCCCCGAGTGCGGGCGAGGCGGGGTGAAACGCAGGTGTAAGATGGAACCCGTACGAACGTGCGTCGGTTGTCGCACGCGTGCTCCCCGCTCCGCCCTTCTCAGGGTGGTGTCCCAGAACGACACCCTCATCGTCGATGAGCGTGCTGTCCTGCCGGGGCGCGGCGCGTGGGTGCATCCGACACAGGAATGCATGGATGCCGCTCTGCGGCGTCGCGCATTCGGACGAGCACTGCGTGTGACCACTCAGCTGGACACACGGACCTTCGAACAGCACCCACCAAGAAACAAAGGCTGAACAGCTATGGAAACAAAGTGAACGGCTCGAAATGAGACCCGTCCGCGACTAGTGGTCTGCCCTGTCTGGGTGGACCGACTCAGACAGGAGAATTGTGGCTGGTAAACCACGCGTACATGAGATCGCCGCCGAACTCGGCGTCGACAGCAAGGTCGCTCTTGCGAAGCTCAAAGAACTCGGTGAGTTCGTGAAGAGCCCCTCCTCGACCATCGAACCGCCGGTGGCGCGCAAGCTGCGCGCGGCGATCGAGGCCGACGGCTCGCTCAAGGGTTCGGCCGACGCCGCCCCCGCGGCAGCCAAGCCCGCTGCGGCGAAGCCCGCAGCGAAGCCGGGTGCCAAGCCGGCACCCACCCCGGGCCCGAAGCCCGGTCCGAAGCCTGCCCCGGAGGCACCCGCCCCCGAGGCGCCCGCGCCTGCTGCGCCCGCTCCTGCCCCCGTGGCAGAGGCTCCGGCCGCAGCCGCGCCCGAGGCGGCCAAGCCCGCCGAGGGTGGCGCTCCGACTCCCGGGGCTCCGCGCCCCGGCAACAACCCGTTCAGCTCCGCGCAGGGCATGGGCCAGCGCCCGACCGGTCCCCGACCGGGCAACAACCCCTTCGCCTCGGCGCAGGGCATGGGCCAGCGCCCGACGCCGGGTAACATCCCGCGTCCGCAGGCTCCGCGTCCCGGTGCACCCCGTCCGGGTGCTCCGCGTCCCGGCTCGCCTCGTCCCGGTGCACCTCGCGGTGGCCAGGGCGGTCGTCCCGGTGCTCCGTTCCAGCAGCGTCCCGGCGGCCCCGGTCGTCCCGGCGGTGCCGGTGGACCCGGCGGCGCCGGCGGTCCCGGAGCTCGTCCGGGCGGCGGCTTCGCCGGTCGTCCCGGTGGCGGTGGCGGTCGTGGCCGTGGTCCCGGCGGTGGCACCGCAGGTGCCTTCGGCAAGGGCGGCGGCAAGAGCAAGCAGCGCAAGTCGCGGCGGGCGAAGCGGCAAGAGTTCGAGATGCGGAGTGCTCCGGTCGTCGGTGGCGTCAACGTCACCCGCGGTAACGGAGAGATCATCCGCATGCGCCGCGGCGCATCGATCGCGGACTTCGCCGACAAGATCGAGACGCTGACCGGTTACACGGTCCAGCCCGGAACCCTCGTGACGATCCTCTTCAACCTGGGCGAGATGGCCACGGCCACCGAGTCCCTGGACGAGGCGACGTTCGAGGTCCTGGGTGCCGAGCTCGGCTACAAGATCCAGATGGTCTCGCCCGAGGACGAGGACAAGGAGCTCCTCGAGGGCTTCGGTCTCGACCTCGAGGCCGAGCTGGAGAACGAGAGCGAAGACGACCTCGAGATCCGTCCTCCGGTCGTCACCGTCATGGGTCACGTCGACCACGGTAAGACGCGCCTCCTCGACGCGATCCGCCAGACCAACGTCATCGAGGGTGAAGCCGGCGGCATCACCCAGCACATCGGTGCCTACCAGGTCTGGACCGAGCACGAGGGCATCGAGCGGGCCATCAC
Coding sequences:
- the infB gene encoding translation initiation factor IF-2 — translated: MAGKPRVHEIAAELGVDSKVALAKLKELGEFVKSPSSTIEPPVARKLRAAIEADGSLKGSADAAPAAAKPAAAKPAAKPGAKPAPTPGPKPGPKPAPEAPAPEAPAPAAPAPAPVAEAPAAAAPEAAKPAEGGAPTPGAPRPGNNPFSSAQGMGQRPTGPRPGNNPFASAQGMGQRPTPGNIPRPQAPRPGAPRPGAPRPGSPRPGAPRGGQGGRPGAPFQQRPGGPGRPGGAGGPGGAGGPGARPGGGFAGRPGGGGGRGRGPGGGTAGAFGKGGGKSKQRKSRRAKRQEFEMRSAPVVGGVNVTRGNGEIIRMRRGASIADFADKIETLTGYTVQPGTLVTILFNLGEMATATESLDEATFEVLGAELGYKIQMVSPEDEDKELLEGFGLDLEAELENESEDDLEIRPPVVTVMGHVDHGKTRLLDAIRQTNVIEGEAGGITQHIGAYQVWTEHEGIERAITFIDTPGHEAFTAMRARGAQVTDLAILVVAADDGIMPQTVEALNHAQAANVPIVVAVNKVDKPDANPSKVRQQLTEYGLVAEEFGGDVMFVDVSARANTGIQDLLDAVLLTADAGLDLTANPNKAARGVAIEAKLDKGRGSVATVLIQSGTLRVGDAIVAGTAYGRVRAMADENGEQVLEAYPSRPVQVQGLNSVPRAGDVFIVTEEDRMARQIAEKREAVERNAQLAKARKRISLEDFTRALEEGKVESLNLIIKGDVSGAVEALEESLLKIEVDDSVQLRIIHRGVGAITESDVNLATIDNAIIVGFNVRPDTKARERAAREGVDIRFYSVIYNAIDEIESSLKGMLKPEYEEVQSGVAEIREVFRSSKFGNIAGVIVRSGTITRNAKARVIRDGVVLADGLAIESLRRFKDDVTEVRTDYEAGIGLGKYNDIQIGDEIETTELVEKPRG
- a CDS encoding flavin monoamine oxidase family protein, translating into MSTFDTIVIGAGMSGVTSARMLTDAGQRVLVLEARDRVGGRMNTDRSAGFPVDLGASWIHGIDGSPLWDLAQALHVPTIEYTVGSFQVGGRPIENFDGEGRAMDADATAQWIADVDAADRLLVEEISASSAGDTYLDVTERALDRSGLSPERIDDIREFFRHRVEEQCGAWIGDLDAHGLDEDAIEGDEVIFPRGYDELPRRIGADLDIRLDTTATRVTRSTQGVVVHTEAEEFTADSVIVTVPLGVLKAGTIAFEPPLPDAVAGPIARLGMGVFNKVFLQFPERFWNEESYVLRALGEAGEHWHSWYDVSAVSGLPTLLTFAAGPFGRRMQELSDEEVVADVVRALRALYGDAVGEPRAHWITRWGLDPFSNGSYSHLALGSTHHDHDALAGPVDDVLHFAGEATWGDEPATVGAAFYSGHRAAERILGHPVDLGAFAAGIIEREQKAGR
- the nusA gene encoding transcription termination factor NusA, which produces MDIELSLLRGIEKEKAIPFDELVAIIEQAILTAYSKHVSEDGATPEGVRVHLDRKTGHVAILQVVRDEEDAIIGEEDATPDDFGRIAAFAAKQVISQRLRDIADDVVLGDFKDKEGDIVAGVIQQGPNPRMIHVDLGAVEAILPPEEQVPGEEYTHGSRLRVYVTSVAKGLKGPQITVSRTHPGLVRKLFALEVPEIAAGLVEIVALAREAGHRTKIAVRANDPSINAKGACIGELGRRVRAVTEELAGEKIDIVDYDADLPTFVAHALSPAKVTSSFVLDAGTKAVRALVPDYQLSLAIGKEGQNARLAAKLTGAKIDIQPDSVLD
- a CDS encoding YlxR family protein; translated protein: MEPVRTCVGCRTRAPRSALLRVVSQNDTLIVDERAVLPGRGAWVHPTQECMDAALRRRAFGRALRVTTQLDTRTFEQHPPRNKG